The stretch of DNA GCCGACGGTCCTGGCTGGTCCATGGTCGCCAGGACCGACGACATCGCGTTCGTGCTGCTCGACGAAGAGCCGGGAGAGGTGCTGCCGGTGGGCCGCGGGCCCGAACTGCCCTGGCTCCTCGACGCGCTCGACAAGATGGCCGTACGCCCGGCCTGATCCCCCTCCCCCCTGCCCCCTGGTCCCGTGTCTCGTCAGGGCTTCTGCTCGGGGTCGAGGAGAAACGCGGCCATCGCCGTGTCGTGGTCCGCGTGATCGCGCAAAGCCACCAGTTCAGCGCGCCAGGCCTCGTCCCACGACGTCGCCCGGCCACCGACGCGCACCAGCGCGAGCGCCATCGCTCCGGCCACTGGAGTACCTCGTTCACGCAGCAGGCGGGCCGCGGCGCGCAGGGCCGCACGCGCGCGTGGCGTCGGCGTATCGAGGTGGAATCCGCTCCCCAGGGGCAGCCTTTCGGGGCGTTCCTCGACCAGATCAAGCAGCCGCTGCCAGCGCGCTGCGTGATGTTCGCCGTGGCGCAGGGCGGCCAGCGAGGTGTCCCATGTCAGGGCCGCAGCATCGGCATACAGGCCCACGGCGTGCAGCGACAGGGCCAGGGCGTCGGCGATGAGGAGCGTCTGGGCAGAGCCTCGCCGGACGCGTACGGCCTCGGCGATGCCCGAGAGGCGCCGGAGCGCGTCAGCGCGCACCTGCGGATCCTGGGTGACGGCCAGTTCCTGAAGCCGCCGGATGACGCCCTTCAGGATGGGCCCTCCTACCGGCCCCAGGGGGAACCAAGCCAACTGCTGTGCGGCCGCGTCCCACTCCCGTCGAGGCCGCCCCGGGTCCGTGGCGACGTCGGCAACGGCCCGCATGGCGTCGGCCGATTCCGGTGTGAACCAGGCGGGCAGGGCGCGGCACGCCGCGACTACGGTCTCCTGGTCACCGTCCCTCACCAGGCGGGCCAGAAAGTCCGCGTAAGCCTCCCCCGCGGATTCACTCACGGGCCCCACGCGCGCGTGAACCACCGCTTCCCGTACGGCGGGTTCGTCCGCCGCACGGGCCAGGCGGTCGGCTACGGCGGGGTGGTCGATCGAGGAGATGAGATGGCGCGCCACGACGGCGCGTACGTCACGGTGTTGCCGCGGTGCGTCCCAGGCAGCCACCAGAGCGTCGAACGCCGCGTCCCCGGTGAGCGCGCCGAGGGCTCGGACGGCTTCCTTTCGGGAGCCGACGGGGGCATCCGCCGCACAGGCCACGGGGGCGAGCAGGGCGACCGCCTCCGCGTCCGGCACCGCCTCCAGGAGTCGACGGACAGACGCCATGGCGGCCCGCCCCCGGACGCCGCCCGTCGCGGCGTGCCGTAGCAGGATGTCCAGCAGTGGCTCCGTGACGGGCGGTGCGCCGTCGTGAGCCGCACTGAGGACGTCCCCCAGCGCGCCAAGTGCTGCCGCGGCGACAGGCTGTGGCGCCGACTCCACGAGTGTGGTGAGCAGCGCCGGGTCGTGCACCTGCGTTGCAGCGTCGGCACGGGTGCGCAGGGGAGCCAGTTCGTCGGCGGCCACGCGCGCGTGGTGTTCATCCCACGCGCGGCGTTGTTCGGGCAGCCAGCGACCGGTGACACCAGGGTGCAGCCCCGGGGCCCAAGAAGCGGCTCGGGGGCGTAGCCGGCCTGTGAGCCCTTCCCGGGCTGCGAGCAGCACGGAGTCCAGCAGGTCGGTGCGACGGGTGACGACGGTGCGCAGGATGGTCGGCACGGCTGCGAATGAGGCGTCGCAACCGACCAGTTCGGCGCTGCGTCGCTCCCGTAGCTCCGCCGGTTCCGCCCAGGCTGCTGCCGCGCGGGCGGCGAGGTCCGGGTCGTCGGACTCCAACGCCGTGGCACGCATCAGTGCGTCGAGTTCCGGCAGCGCGGTGAGGTGCGGAGCAAGGAGTTCCGCTAGGGCGGTGCGGAGATCGGGGCGCGGCGGTGTGCCCGGCAAGGTGGCGGACCAGACGGCACGCGCGGCTTCCTCACCGATGCGCAGCGGCGCGCCCGTCTTGCGGGAGCGCGGGTCGGAGACGACGTGGCAGAGCAGTTCCGTCGCGTAGGCCGCACGGTTGAGCCTGCCGGTCGCCGCGGCGCTCTCGGCGGCGCGGCGGAGCAGTTGGTCCGCCGCGGCCAGGGTGTGGGAGGTCGAGTCGCGGGACTGGACGGTGGTCAGCGCCGCGTCACGCAGGACCCGGTCGGGCAGCGCCGCGAGCAGACGCGGGGGCGCCCCCGCGAGCTGCTGGAGGGCGGCCCTGCGTACTTCCTCCTGGTCGTGCCAGGCCCGCTCGCAGTCCCCCGCGATCCGCGCGAACTCGTCCGGGTCGCCTTCGAGTTCCGCGCACGCGAGCAGCGCGGGCCAGGCCATCAGGCGCTGGTGGATGCGGTGCTGCCCGGCCATGTCGCGCAGCACCGGTTCTCCCAGGGCGAGCGGGAGCGCGACGGCCAGTCGGCTCGATGTCCACTCCTGACGGGACCAGCGCTCCACCCAGGGCATGACGAGTGCGGCCCTGTCGGCCGGCTCCAGAGCCGTGAGGGTCGCCACGGGCAGGCTCCGCACCGAGCGGCGACGGGCGGTGCGTTCCTCGACCAGACGGCGGCGTTCCGGCGCGGGCAGCAGCACCAGCAGGCTGTCGGGCTCGATGTCGTGGCGTCCCGGCCCGCGGTGCCGTGGCTGCGTCACGGGGCAGCGACGGGCGAGGTCCACCAAGTCCGCGGGTGGAAGGGTGTGCAGGGCTCGCAGCGTGGCGGGCGGCAACGCCCCGGCTGAGATCCGCAATTCGCGGGATGAGCCGTCCTGGTCCGGTGGGGCCGCGCGCAGGATCTCGAGGACTTCGGCCGGACGACGCAGCAGCGTACGGGCGGCTCGCGAGGTCAGGAGGTGCGGGGCCCGTGCCAGAAGCAGCAGTCCGGCTTCCGGGTCGCGTTCCGCTGCCGCGCTGGCGACCGCGCGGTTGCGGCCCGTGAAGCGATGGCGGTCGTGGTTGGCGCGGCTCTCGCCGCGGGTGACGAGCAGTTGGGCCACGGCGAGCGGCGCGGTGCGGGTCAGCGCGCTCAGTACGCCCGGAGGCGGATCGAGTCGGGGCAGCCACGCGACGGCCGTCTCGGCGGGGCAGGCGGGCAGGAGGCGGGCGGCGTCCCGGGCGCCGAACCGTTCGTGGATCTCGGGCAGCAGGCGTGCGGCGAGCGTGCGTCGGCGGCTGAGGCGCAGGACGCGGTACGTCTCGTGCCGTACCGCCCGGATGTCGCTCAACGCGAGCTGTTCCAGGGCCGCTTCCGGAACGGGAAGCCGGATGGCGGCCGAGAGGGCGCGGCGGCGCAGGTGGGGATCGGTCAGGGCTTCGGCGATGGTGGTGAGGTCGCGCCGGGCAACGGCGAGGAAGAGGCCGGTGTGCCGTTCGTCAGGTGTGCCGGCGGCGAGAGCCGCGCGGAGTGTGCCGTACGCGTCCTCGGTGAGCGCGCGGGCGTAGCGGGCGAGGGCGCTCATGCGGGCCGGGAAGGGCAGCGGGTCGAAGTGGGCCTTCAGCCAGGCCGATGTCAGCGGCGCGGGAAGGGGCTGAGGCTGGGGGGACGGCGTCTGCGACGCCTCGTATGCGGCCATCAGCGATCACCGTGGGATCGCTGGGCCTCCTTTCGGGAAGTCATGTGGGACATGGTCACCGCCGGTCTGCTGTGGCGCAATGGGTTTTCCGCTCGCGGCGCCGCCCAGAGGCGGGACCGCGAGCGGAGAAGCCGTCAGGGCCTGGGCGCCGAGCGTCCGCACATCCCTGTGGTGCCCGCTGCGAGGTGCCGGGTCAGTGGCCGATCTCCTTGCGCGAGACGCGGCGCAGCCTGCGCCGCTGTCCGGGGTCGAGGGTCAGATAGGCCGCGGCCGGGACCCCGAGCACGATCAGGAGGGCGGCCCACCAGGGCAGCCAGATCAACAGGATGATGCCGGCCGCCACACCTCCTGCGGCGATCTTCGCGTTCTTCGACATGTGCGTCGCCTCCTTCGCGGCTGCTGCCGCTCTCTGTCTTGAGAAACGGGCTCGGGCCGCCCACGGTTCCAGACTGCTCCCCTGATAGACCCCTGAGGAGCGACCCTGACGTAACCCTGAGGCCCGCCGCGTGTCCAGGCGCCGCTACTCGGCCCTCAGCGGCTCGCCGACCTCGTACATGTGGCGCAGTACCTGCCGGTAGGAGTCGATGAATCCGGCCTCCGTGTACGGCATGCCGAGCTCGGCGCAGTGAGCGCGGACCAAGCGCTGGGCGCGCCGCAGGCTGGGGCGGGGCATGCTCGGGAACAGGTGGTGCTCGATCTGGTAATTGAGTCCGCCCAGGAACCAGTCGGTCAGCACGCTGCCGCGGATGTTGCGCGAGGTGAGGACCTGGCGGCTGAGGTGGCCCCATCGCTCACCGTCGGGGTCGGGCATCTCCATGCCCTTGTGGTTGGGCGCGAAGGCCAGTCCGAGGTGCAGGCCGAAGAGCGCCTGGTGGATGGCGGCGAAGGCAAGGGCGTGGCCCACCGGCATGGTGACCAGCAGGAGTGTCACGTACCCGACGAGGTGCGCCACCAGGAGGAGTCCCTCAAGCACGCGTTCGCGCGGCTCCTGGCGGCGCAGGTCCTGGAAGCCGTAGATCTTCATGGCGACGCCCTGGAGCAGCGTCAGCGGGAAGAACAGCCAGGCCTGGTTACGGGTGAGCCAGCGCCGGAAGCCCACGCGGACCTTGGCCTGCTTGCTGGTCCAGACGAGGACGTCCGCGGCGACGTCGGGGTCCTTGTCGAGGTGATTGGGGTTGGCGTGGTGGCGGTTGTGCTTGTCGTTCCACCAGGCCGAGCTCATGCCGAGGAGGAGGTTGCCGTGAATGAGCCCGATGGCGCGGCTCACGCCACGGTCGCCGGTGATCTGGGAATGACCCGCGTCATGGCCTATGAACGCCGTACGGGCGCACAGGGCGGCCAGGACGGGCGCGAGGAGCAGCACCCACCAGGAGCCGCCGATGAGGAACATACCCGTCGCCACGGCGCCCAGCGCCACGGCGTTGATCACGATGGTGCGGGCGTACCAGCCGGTTCGGCGGCCCAGGAGCCCCTGCTCCTTGACGGTGCGCAGGAGAGGCGCGAAATCGCTCCCGGCGGGCTGCCTTTGAGTGGTGCCTGGGGAACGCTCCGCGACTGCAGCGGCGGCCTGGGACATGGTGAGGTCTCCGGTCTCTGACTGGATCGGGCTGACGTAGCACAACGTATGAGCCCGTGACCTGCGGCAACCATGGCGCCTTCACCCGTCTCGGGAGGGGGCCAGCACCGCCGGGAAGGGGGGTTAGGTACACCCCCGGGAAGGCGTGACGTGGATCACCGCGTGATCACTAACGTCTTGGGCGCGATGTGCTGTACTCTCGGCCGCTCCAGGCCCAGTAGTCAAGTTTGAGGAATGCGCTATCGCCGTGTCCAGGCCCCCTGCCGCCTCACCTTCCGAGATCTCTGAACTGTCCCGCTGCTCCGTACTGTTCGTATCCGCCGACCCGGCACGCACCGGCCGGGTCGCCTTCTGGCGACCTGACGGGGAGGCGCCGCCCTCCTGCTCCGCGGGCACCGTCGAGGATCTGACCATCGCGGTACCCGGCGATGACGGAGCCCAGCTCAGCGACGTTTCCGCAGTCGTGCTCCCGATGCGCGCGGCACTGCCGGTCCTGACACGCGCGCGTGCATCGGCAGGGGTTCACCCGACGGCCGCTTTCTGGGGCACAGCAGGCCTGCTCGCACTGCAACTCGCGGCTCGCGGACTCCTGTTGCCCGGACTGACGCCGAGTGATCACGACGCATGGCGCTCGGGGCCGCTCGGCACCGATGATCTGCGACGCCTGCGCGACCTCGCCGCCGCGATGCCCCCCGCCGCGCACGCCCTTCCGCTTGCGGGCGGCTTCGAGCCCCTGCGGCTGCCCGAACCCGAGCGGCTGCTGCGCCAGTTCCTGGACGCGGTGGCCGACACGCTGCCGCGCTCCCCCGCCGCGACGCTGGCCGCCGGCGCTCCGGCCTTCGCCGCTCCGCAGCCTCAGCACATCCCCGAGCAGCGCCCCTGGGCCACCGATGTCGCCGCCGGACACGACGCCGGCGTGCGGATCTCGCTGCGCGTCGAGGTGCCCGGCCTGGTGTCGGACACCTCCGACGGGACTCGGCTGCCGTTCCGCGCCGTGCTGCAGATGCACAGCGTCAGCGACCCCTCGCTCGTCGCGGACGCGGCCGAGGTGTGGGCCGGTTCCGGCGCCTCGGGGCAGGCCTTCGGGGCGCGGTCGCGGATGGACGCCCTGCTCGCGCTGCGGCGCGCCACACGCGCGTGGCCGCCGCTCGCCCCACTGCTCTCGGCCACCGTCCCCGATGCGATCGAGCTCGCCGACGAAGAAGTCACCTCGCTCCTGGGCGAGGGGTCCCGCCTGCTCGCCACCGCGGGTGTCGAGGTGCACTGGCCCAAGGAACTTGCGCGCAACCTGACCGCCCGCGCGGTCATCGGCCCGCCCGACGACGACGCGAAGGACCCGGACAAGCCGTCCTCGGACACTCCTTCGTACCTCTCC from Streptomyces sp. BA2 encodes:
- a CDS encoding fatty acid desaturase family protein; protein product: MSQAAAAVAERSPGTTQRQPAGSDFAPLLRTVKEQGLLGRRTGWYARTIVINAVALGAVATGMFLIGGSWWVLLLAPVLAALCARTAFIGHDAGHSQITGDRGVSRAIGLIHGNLLLGMSSAWWNDKHNRHHANPNHLDKDPDVAADVLVWTSKQAKVRVGFRRWLTRNQAWLFFPLTLLQGVAMKIYGFQDLRRQEPRERVLEGLLLVAHLVGYVTLLLVTMPVGHALAFAAIHQALFGLHLGLAFAPNHKGMEMPDPDGERWGHLSRQVLTSRNIRGSVLTDWFLGGLNYQIEHHLFPSMPRPSLRRAQRLVRAHCAELGMPYTEAGFIDSYRQVLRHMYEVGEPLRAE